Proteins from a genomic interval of Candidatus Nanopelagicales bacterium:
- a CDS encoding glycoside hydrolase family 15 protein: MAMRIEDYAFISDNQTGALVSKQGAIEWLCLPRIDSGACFAAILGTEENGHWTMAPQASDARVKRRYRPGTLILETEFHTNGGVVRLIDFMPHRDEHPTIVRLVEGVSGSVAMAMNMRIRFDYGWVVPWVRHIDGGLTAIAGPEGLAIRSPIGLEGQGMHTEAHFTVGEGDRIPFVMTWFDPTQSPPEPEDAEELLETCEKTWVQWSDRCALSGELAPDIKPSLTILKGLIYRPTGGIVAAATTSLPEQIGGERNWDYRFCWLRDASMTMTALVEAGYIDEARDWRNWLLRAIAGDPEQQQIMYAVDGTRRLPEIQLPWLSGYEGSSPVRLGNGAASQFQLDVPGEVLDALMVARRAGLPPDPHTWSMAEVIMNHVDGIWQQPDEGIWEVRGGAQNFVYSKVMAWVAADRAAWHYEAFGQRDDGKRWRDLADKIHADVMANGFDADRNTFVQAYGSKALDASLLQIPLVGFLPADDPRVVGTVAAIERELVTDGFVARYLTDDAASDGLSGKEGSFLICSFWFIQALAMQGQRDRALELLHQMLDLRNDVGLLSEEYDSVNKRMLGNFPQAFSHIGLVNAALACQAGASTSVPPT; this comes from the coding sequence ATGGCGATGCGAATCGAGGACTACGCGTTCATCAGTGACAACCAGACGGGTGCACTCGTGTCGAAGCAGGGGGCGATCGAGTGGCTGTGCTTGCCGAGGATCGACTCAGGTGCGTGTTTCGCCGCGATCCTGGGGACCGAGGAGAACGGACACTGGACGATGGCGCCGCAGGCGTCCGATGCGCGGGTCAAGCGTCGCTACCGCCCCGGGACCTTGATCCTGGAGACGGAGTTCCACACCAACGGCGGAGTCGTCCGACTGATCGACTTCATGCCGCACCGCGACGAACACCCGACGATCGTCCGTCTGGTCGAAGGTGTCAGCGGCAGCGTGGCGATGGCCATGAACATGAGGATCCGGTTCGACTACGGCTGGGTGGTGCCCTGGGTCCGCCACATCGATGGCGGCCTGACTGCGATCGCCGGGCCCGAGGGACTGGCGATCCGTTCCCCGATCGGGCTCGAAGGTCAGGGCATGCATACCGAAGCCCACTTCACCGTCGGGGAGGGCGACCGGATTCCGTTCGTGATGACGTGGTTCGATCCCACGCAATCCCCCCCGGAACCCGAGGACGCCGAGGAGTTGCTGGAAACGTGTGAGAAGACCTGGGTGCAGTGGAGTGACAGGTGCGCACTCTCCGGCGAACTCGCCCCGGACATCAAACCCTCGCTAACGATCCTCAAGGGCCTGATCTATCGGCCGACAGGGGGGATCGTTGCCGCAGCCACCACATCGTTGCCCGAGCAGATCGGGGGAGAGCGCAACTGGGACTACCGTTTCTGCTGGTTGCGGGACGCCTCAATGACGATGACCGCGCTGGTGGAGGCGGGGTACATCGACGAGGCGCGCGACTGGCGCAACTGGCTCCTGCGCGCGATCGCCGGTGATCCGGAGCAGCAGCAGATCATGTACGCCGTCGACGGCACCCGACGACTGCCGGAGATCCAGCTTCCGTGGCTGTCCGGCTATGAGGGTTCCTCCCCCGTGCGGTTGGGCAACGGGGCGGCGTCGCAGTTCCAACTCGATGTCCCGGGTGAAGTCCTGGACGCATTGATGGTGGCTCGCCGCGCCGGACTCCCGCCGGACCCGCACACGTGGTCGATGGCCGAGGTGATCATGAACCACGTCGACGGCATCTGGCAGCAACCGGACGAGGGCATCTGGGAGGTGCGCGGGGGGGCACAGAACTTCGTGTACTCGAAGGTCATGGCGTGGGTGGCCGCCGATAGGGCTGCCTGGCACTACGAGGCGTTCGGGCAGCGTGATGACGGCAAACGCTGGCGGGACCTCGCCGACAAGATCCACGCCGACGTCATGGCCAACGGCTTCGACGCGGATCGCAACACATTCGTGCAGGCCTATGGCTCCAAAGCCCTGGATGCCAGCCTGCTGCAGATACCACTGGTCGGATTCCTGCCTGCCGATGACCCTAGGGTCGTCGGCACCGTCGCCGCGATCGAACGCGAACTGGTCACCGACGGTTTCGTGGCTCGGTACCTCACCGATGACGCGGCCTCCGACGGCCTCAGTGGCAAGGAGGGCTCGTTCCTGATCTGTTCCTTCTGGTTCATCCAGGCGTTGGCGATGCAGGGCCAGCGCGACCGGGCTTTGGAGCTGTTGCACCAGATGCTGGATCTGCGCAACGACGTCGGCCTGCTGAGCGAGGAGTACGACAGCGTGAACAAGCGGATGCTCGGCAACTTCCCGCAGGCCTTCTCGCACATCGGTTTGGTCAATGCCGCGCTGGCGTGCCAGGCTGGTGCGAGCACTTCGGTGCCGCCGACCTGA
- a CDS encoding Re/Si-specific NAD(P)(+) transhydrogenase subunit alpha — translation MRIGVPQESKHGERRVAATPKTVAQMRSLGYDVVIQSGAGSAAAFADSAYASAGAEIVGADVWDSDIILKINPPDADEVSRLHTGQSLMCILAPALDPDLVAALAARGVTALAMDAVPRISRAQALDVLSSMANIAGYRAVIEAANEFGSLFTGQVTAAGKVPPAKVLVVGAGVAGLAAVGTAGSLGAIVRAFDARPEVAEQVESMGAEFLRIEIEDTGPSATGYAKEMGEDFNRKAAELYAEQAEDVDIIITTALIPGKPAPRLITEDMVAAMKPGSVIVDMAAANGGNVAGSVADERVVTDNGVTILGYTDLPGRLPTQASQLFGTNLVNLLKLMTPAKDGELVLDLDDVVQRGMTVVDRGEVMWPPPPVQVSAAPAPSAAAPPPEPPPVKAPMSDGKKLSLIGVAAALFLLLSSVSPEPFLGHFMVFALAVVIGFYVIGNVHHALHTPLMSVTNAISGIILVGALLQVGHGDVWVTALAFIAILVASINVFGGFTVTARMLRMFKREDAPR, via the coding sequence TCGTTGGGCTATGACGTTGTCATCCAATCAGGGGCTGGTTCGGCCGCGGCTTTCGCTGATTCCGCGTACGCGTCAGCCGGTGCCGAGATCGTCGGAGCAGACGTCTGGGACAGCGACATCATCCTCAAGATCAACCCGCCGGACGCCGATGAGGTTTCCCGACTGCATACCGGGCAGTCACTCATGTGCATCCTGGCCCCCGCATTGGACCCGGACTTGGTGGCGGCGCTCGCGGCGCGCGGTGTCACGGCGCTCGCGATGGATGCGGTACCGCGGATCTCCCGAGCGCAGGCGCTCGACGTCCTGTCCTCCATGGCCAACATCGCGGGCTACCGCGCGGTCATCGAGGCGGCCAACGAGTTCGGCTCCCTCTTCACCGGCCAGGTCACCGCTGCCGGCAAGGTTCCTCCGGCCAAAGTGCTGGTCGTCGGCGCGGGTGTCGCCGGCTTGGCTGCCGTCGGCACGGCCGGAAGTCTGGGAGCCATCGTCCGGGCTTTCGACGCTCGTCCCGAGGTGGCCGAACAGGTCGAATCCATGGGGGCGGAGTTCCTGCGCATCGAGATCGAGGACACCGGGCCATCGGCCACCGGCTACGCGAAGGAGATGGGCGAGGACTTCAATCGCAAGGCCGCCGAGCTCTACGCGGAGCAGGCCGAGGACGTCGACATCATCATCACGACAGCCCTCATCCCGGGAAAGCCCGCCCCGCGGCTCATCACCGAGGACATGGTGGCCGCGATGAAACCCGGCAGCGTCATCGTCGACATGGCTGCTGCGAACGGGGGCAACGTCGCCGGCTCCGTCGCCGACGAGCGCGTCGTCACCGACAACGGTGTGACGATTCTGGGTTACACCGACCTCCCCGGTCGTCTGCCGACCCAAGCGTCGCAACTGTTCGGCACCAACCTGGTCAACCTGTTGAAACTCATGACCCCCGCGAAGGACGGCGAACTCGTCCTCGACCTCGATGACGTTGTCCAGCGCGGAATGACAGTGGTCGATCGCGGCGAGGTCATGTGGCCACCTCCCCCCGTGCAGGTGTCGGCTGCCCCGGCGCCCTCCGCTGCTGCGCCGCCGCCCGAGCCGCCGCCGGTCAAAGCGCCGATGAGCGACGGCAAGAAGCTCAGCCTGATCGGGGTGGCCGCAGCGCTGTTCCTCCTGCTGTCGTCGGTGTCGCCGGAACCGTTCCTCGGACACTTCATGGTCTTCGCTCTGGCGGTGGTGATCGGCTTCTACGTGATCGGCAACGTCCATCACGCACTGCACACGCCGCTGATGTCCGTCACGAACGCGATCAGCGGCATCATCCTGGTCGGCGCGCTCCTGCAAGTGGGGCACGGAGACGTGTGGGTCACTGCGCTCGCCTTCATCGCGATCCTGGTCGCCAGCATCAACGTCTTCGGCGGGTTCACCGTCACCGCGCGAATGTTGCGGATGTTCAAGCGTGAGGATGCGCCCCGATGA
- a CDS encoding serine hydrolase domain-containing protein — protein MRRTIGTITSAIAALALLAACSSSGGTGGQSPSPSDSATPSFAADLNQQLTEVMKANAIPGAEVLVRTRDQGDFRTILGTSELGKDVPMTGGDSFRVGSNTKTMTSTVILQLAQEGKLSLTDPISKFVDGVPKGDKITLTMLSEMRSGLFSYTFDKKFNETIDKEPQKAWQPEELLEIAFSHKSTAAPGTEYDYCNTNIVLLGLVIEKVTGMSARDAFAERIFTPLGLSKTFLPEATDSSLPDPHPQGYQFGTNVETIDSYAVPKDQVPAALDGTLKPLNYTDSNPSWAWTAGGAISTMDELATYVEAMVDGKLLDAEYQKIRLDSIQPLQPGAPVGYGLGIAQFTTNLYGHDGQLPGYSTFMARDAERGITIVLGTNLSASPVSGTNAAVVLAEVVIANLYGASAVPGGDPAGGAGAESGSPSASPASS, from the coding sequence ATGCGACGAACCATCGGGACGATCACGTCGGCCATCGCTGCGCTGGCCCTGCTGGCTGCCTGCAGCTCCTCGGGCGGCACAGGTGGACAGTCGCCCAGCCCGTCGGACTCTGCGACGCCGTCGTTCGCGGCTGACCTGAACCAGCAGTTGACCGAAGTCATGAAAGCCAACGCGATCCCCGGCGCCGAGGTTCTCGTGCGTACCCGAGATCAAGGTGACTTCCGCACCATCCTCGGTACGTCTGAACTCGGCAAGGACGTGCCGATGACCGGAGGAGATTCTTTCCGGGTCGGCAGCAACACCAAGACGATGACATCGACGGTGATCCTGCAGTTGGCTCAGGAGGGCAAACTCTCCCTCACTGATCCCATCTCGAAGTTCGTCGACGGTGTGCCCAAGGGCGACAAGATCACCCTCACGATGTTGTCGGAGATGCGCAGCGGTCTGTTCAGCTACACCTTCGACAAGAAGTTCAACGAGACGATCGACAAGGAGCCGCAGAAGGCGTGGCAGCCCGAGGAGTTGTTGGAGATCGCGTTCTCGCACAAGTCGACCGCTGCGCCTGGTACCGAGTACGACTACTGCAACACGAACATCGTCCTGTTGGGCCTGGTCATCGAGAAGGTCACCGGCATGTCAGCCCGGGATGCCTTCGCCGAACGGATCTTCACGCCGTTGGGGCTCAGCAAGACGTTCCTGCCCGAGGCGACCGACTCCAGCCTGCCCGACCCGCATCCGCAGGGGTATCAGTTCGGCACGAACGTGGAGACGATCGACAGTTACGCGGTCCCGAAGGATCAGGTGCCCGCAGCGCTGGACGGCACCCTGAAGCCACTGAACTACACCGACAGCAACCCCTCGTGGGCGTGGACAGCCGGTGGCGCGATCTCGACCATGGATGAACTTGCCACCTACGTCGAGGCGATGGTCGACGGCAAACTGCTCGATGCCGAATACCAGAAGATCCGACTCGACAGTATCCAGCCGCTTCAGCCCGGCGCGCCCGTGGGATACGGCCTGGGCATCGCGCAGTTCACCACCAACCTCTATGGACACGATGGCCAGTTGCCGGGGTACTCGACCTTCATGGCCCGCGACGCTGAGCGAGGCATCACGATCGTGCTCGGTACGAACCTGTCGGCCTCACCGGTCTCGGGGACGAACGCTGCCGTGGTCCTGGCCGAGGTGGTGATCGCCAATCTGTACGGTGCGTCCGCAGTTCCCGGGGGTGACCCCGCCGGGGGTGCCGGTGCAGAGAGCGGAAGCCCGTCCGCGAGCCCGGCGTCCAGCTGA
- the pntB gene encoding Re/Si-specific NAD(P)(+) transhydrogenase subunit beta — MISLTLVQGAYIVAALLFILALAGLSRHESARMGNRYGIFGMAIALIITIVAAVGGVNGVGETNDRGGSGYVGLALIVAAMVVGGAIGIWRARKVEMTGMPELIAMLHSFVGLAAVLVGWNSSYELNVPYPGIHDAEVFVGVFIGAVTLTGSIVAYLKLSGRIKSAPMMLPAHNAVNLGIVVVSLVMTVAYVMIPREDEVLRQSLLGAMTLLALFLGWHLVASIGGGDMPVVVSMLNSYSGWAAAAAGFLLNNDLLIITGALVGSSGAYLSYIMCQAMNRSFISVISGGFGVEAGTVSSDTDYGEHREITAEGAAEMLADARSVIITPGYGMAVAQAQYPVAELTRKLREAGVDVRFGIHPVAGRLPGHMNVLLAEAKVPYDIVLEMDEINDDFPETDVVLVIGANDTVNPAAIDEPGSPIAGMPVLTVWEAKDVIVFKRSMATGYAGVQNPLFFKENTQMLFGDARDRVEDIIAAL; from the coding sequence ATGATCTCCTTGACCCTGGTGCAGGGCGCCTACATCGTCGCCGCGTTGCTCTTCATCCTCGCGCTGGCGGGTCTGTCCCGCCACGAGAGCGCCCGGATGGGAAACCGCTACGGCATCTTCGGTATGGCCATCGCGCTGATCATCACGATCGTCGCCGCGGTGGGTGGGGTCAACGGCGTCGGTGAGACCAACGACCGCGGAGGCAGCGGCTACGTCGGCTTGGCGCTGATCGTGGCCGCCATGGTCGTCGGCGGCGCCATCGGGATCTGGCGGGCGCGCAAGGTCGAGATGACGGGGATGCCCGAACTCATCGCCATGCTGCACAGTTTCGTAGGTCTCGCCGCCGTACTGGTGGGCTGGAACTCGTCCTACGAACTCAACGTTCCGTACCCGGGGATTCACGACGCAGAAGTGTTCGTGGGCGTCTTCATCGGCGCCGTCACCCTGACCGGATCCATCGTGGCGTACCTGAAGTTGTCGGGCCGGATCAAGTCCGCACCCATGATGCTTCCAGCGCACAACGCTGTGAACCTCGGCATCGTCGTCGTATCCCTCGTAATGACGGTCGCCTACGTCATGATTCCCCGCGAGGACGAAGTGCTGCGCCAGTCCCTGCTGGGTGCCATGACGCTGCTCGCCCTGTTCCTCGGTTGGCATCTGGTGGCATCCATCGGCGGCGGCGACATGCCCGTCGTCGTGTCGATGCTGAACAGCTACTCCGGATGGGCGGCTGCTGCGGCCGGCTTCCTGCTCAACAACGATCTGCTGATCATCACCGGTGCGCTCGTCGGCTCGTCCGGTGCGTACCTGTCGTACATCATGTGTCAGGCCATGAACCGATCCTTCATCTCGGTGATCTCGGGTGGGTTCGGGGTCGAGGCCGGGACTGTCTCTTCGGATACCGACTACGGGGAGCACCGCGAGATCACGGCTGAGGGTGCCGCCGAGATGCTGGCCGATGCCCGCTCCGTGATCATCACGCCCGGCTACGGAATGGCGGTCGCCCAAGCCCAGTACCCGGTGGCGGAACTGACCAGAAAACTGCGCGAGGCCGGCGTCGACGTGCGTTTCGGTATCCACCCGGTGGCGGGGCGCCTTCCCGGACACATGAACGTCCTTCTGGCGGAGGCGAAGGTCCCTTACGACATCGTGTTGGAGATGGACGAGATCAACGACGACTTCCCCGAGACGGATGTCGTGCTGGTGATCGGTGCCAACGACACGGTCAACCCCGCTGCGATCGATGAGCCGGGCAGCCCAATCGCGGGTATGCCCGTGCTCACCGTCTGGGAAGCGAAGGACGTCATCGTCTTCAAGCGGTCGATGGCCACCGGTTACGCGGGGGTGCAGAACCCGCTGTTCTTCAAGGAGAACACCCAGATGCTGTTCGGTGACGCCAGGGATCGGGTCGAGGACATCATCGCTGCGCTCTGA
- a CDS encoding HAD-IC family P-type ATPase, translated as MTTASPASARTSNTPAWYALSADETAQRLGVDPATGLTAAEAASRLAKDGPNELSAEKPTPGWKRFIGEYASYMQIILLGAGLVSFVIGEFSTGAVLLILTLLNAVIGLKQKGKAESAMNALKSMLKASARVRRDGSEATIPADQVVPGDVVLIAAGDQVAADGRIVSASSLQIDESSLTGESVPASKSAQTLSGSDLGPGDQSNIAFMNTPVTHGSGVIIVTQTGATSEVGKISKMLTETKVQQTPLDRQINTMTLWIAAAAGVTMLVMFATGLARGESWNVLFISAVALAIASIPEALPTVVDVILSTGAVALAKAHAIVKDLGSVETLGSTSAINSDKTGTLTMNQMTVVEVLDPTDRYTVSGAGYSLEGQVHHAAGNDASIDDAILPFLLANDAELQDGKVVGDPTEGALLVLAHKAGLSIDATREAHPRLATLPFDPTYKLMAAFSTVTDQTGKPQVRAYVKGAAPAVLGRSTTALSGGQVVPLDDTLKAASDAQQQRLGGEGLRVMAAAYTDIEPEMFSPDGDLLAHLTDLTVTSMVGMVDPPRPDSKESVQRAQQAHIQVRMVTGDDVVTGAAIAKQLGIPGEAILGADFAALSEPERLDRIDGIGVVGRVAPEHKVLIVETLKKKGDVVAMTGDGVNDAPAIKAADIGIAMGTGTQVAKNAGRMILTDDAYSTIVLAVEQGRKLYDNLDKFIRFVLITLVVFVMTFLGASILNIAAGQPFTPVQILWINFVIDAVLGTALGFDKETPGLMKLRPRSRDEGILTRSVLTTVGLVGLFMAASLLLLINYGATHLGSVMLGSTLALTAFTMFRVVGSYQSRSETQSCLSVSTFDNGALNAVVLGELALAWLVTEWDVLRSLLGTQELSGSQWLLAVAPAVVLFGLWEVGKWIARRSRGRTDDQQEPGAVPLAPI; from the coding sequence ATGACCACAGCATCTCCAGCGTCCGCTCGGACCTCGAACACCCCGGCCTGGTACGCGCTATCGGCGGACGAGACCGCCCAGCGGCTGGGTGTCGACCCCGCAACGGGGCTGACCGCTGCCGAGGCCGCGAGCCGTCTGGCCAAGGACGGCCCCAATGAGTTGTCGGCGGAGAAACCGACGCCTGGCTGGAAACGATTCATCGGGGAATACGCCAGCTACATGCAGATCATTCTGCTCGGTGCGGGTCTGGTGTCGTTCGTCATCGGTGAGTTCAGCACGGGAGCAGTTCTGCTGATCCTCACGCTGCTCAATGCCGTGATCGGGCTGAAGCAGAAGGGCAAGGCGGAGAGCGCCATGAATGCGCTGAAGTCGATGCTCAAAGCGTCAGCGAGGGTACGCCGAGACGGCAGCGAGGCCACGATCCCCGCCGATCAGGTCGTACCCGGCGATGTCGTCCTGATCGCCGCCGGTGATCAGGTCGCGGCGGACGGGCGGATCGTGTCCGCCAGTTCCCTGCAGATCGATGAGTCCTCTTTGACGGGAGAGAGCGTTCCGGCGTCCAAGAGCGCTCAGACTCTCAGCGGGAGCGATCTGGGGCCGGGCGACCAGTCGAACATCGCCTTCATGAACACGCCCGTCACCCACGGCAGTGGCGTCATCATCGTGACCCAGACCGGCGCCACCAGCGAGGTGGGCAAGATCTCCAAGATGCTGACCGAGACGAAGGTTCAGCAGACGCCGCTGGATCGGCAGATCAACACGATGACGCTGTGGATCGCTGCGGCCGCCGGGGTCACCATGCTCGTCATGTTCGCGACCGGACTGGCTCGCGGCGAGTCCTGGAACGTCCTGTTCATCAGTGCCGTTGCCCTGGCAATCGCCTCCATTCCCGAGGCGCTGCCGACGGTGGTGGACGTCATCTTGTCGACCGGAGCGGTGGCGCTCGCCAAAGCCCACGCGATCGTCAAGGACCTCGGATCGGTGGAGACCCTGGGCTCCACGTCAGCGATCAACTCCGACAAGACCGGGACGTTGACGATGAACCAGATGACGGTGGTGGAGGTGCTCGATCCGACCGATCGCTACACCGTCTCGGGCGCCGGATACAGCCTGGAGGGGCAGGTCCACCATGCTGCCGGTAACGACGCCTCCATCGACGACGCGATCCTTCCCTTCCTCCTGGCGAACGACGCCGAACTGCAGGACGGGAAAGTCGTCGGCGATCCCACCGAGGGCGCGCTGCTCGTCCTGGCACACAAGGCAGGGCTGAGTATCGATGCCACCCGCGAAGCGCACCCGAGGCTGGCCACTCTCCCCTTCGACCCCACCTACAAGCTGATGGCGGCCTTCAGCACGGTCACCGACCAGACGGGCAAGCCGCAGGTTCGGGCCTACGTGAAGGGGGCTGCCCCCGCAGTCCTCGGACGCTCGACCACGGCGTTGTCCGGCGGCCAGGTCGTGCCGTTGGACGACACACTCAAGGCAGCCAGCGATGCGCAACAGCAACGTCTCGGTGGTGAGGGTCTGCGCGTCATGGCCGCGGCCTACACCGACATCGAACCGGAGATGTTCTCGCCGGACGGTGACCTTCTGGCCCACCTCACCGACCTGACCGTCACCTCCATGGTGGGGATGGTCGATCCGCCGCGACCGGACTCCAAGGAGTCGGTCCAGCGAGCTCAGCAGGCCCATATCCAGGTGCGGATGGTCACGGGGGACGATGTCGTGACCGGGGCGGCCATCGCCAAGCAACTCGGCATCCCGGGAGAAGCGATCCTGGGAGCTGACTTCGCGGCCCTGAGCGAGCCCGAGCGCCTGGACCGGATCGACGGGATCGGTGTCGTGGGCCGCGTGGCGCCAGAACACAAGGTGCTGATCGTGGAGACCTTGAAGAAGAAGGGCGACGTGGTCGCGATGACGGGCGACGGTGTCAATGACGCGCCCGCGATCAAAGCGGCGGACATCGGTATCGCGATGGGCACCGGTACCCAGGTGGCCAAGAACGCGGGCCGCATGATCCTGACCGACGATGCGTACTCGACGATCGTGCTCGCCGTGGAGCAGGGCCGGAAGCTGTACGACAATCTGGACAAGTTCATCCGCTTCGTCCTGATCACGCTCGTGGTGTTCGTGATGACGTTCCTGGGTGCCAGCATCTTGAACATCGCAGCCGGCCAGCCGTTCACGCCGGTCCAGATCCTGTGGATCAACTTCGTCATCGACGCTGTTCTGGGAACCGCGTTGGGCTTTGACAAGGAGACCCCGGGATTGATGAAACTGCGCCCCCGCTCGCGGGATGAAGGGATCCTCACCCGATCGGTGCTCACAACGGTGGGGTTGGTGGGACTGTTCATGGCCGCGAGCCTGCTGCTCCTGATCAACTACGGGGCGACCCATCTCGGAAGCGTCATGCTCGGTTCGACGCTCGCGCTGACCGCCTTCACCATGTTCCGAGTCGTCGGGTCGTATCAGAGCCGCAGCGAGACCCAGTCATGTCTGAGTGTGTCGACTTTCGACAACGGCGCCTTGAACGCGGTCGTGCTAGGTGAGTTGGCGCTGGCGTGGTTGGTCACCGAGTGGGATGTGTTGCGTAGCCTGCTGGGCACCCAGGAACTCAGCGGTTCCCAATGGCTGCTTGCAGTCGCGCCGGCCGTGGTCCTTTTCGGGCTGTGGGAGGTCGGGAAGTGGATCGCGCGGCGGAGTCGGGGGCGGACCGACGATCAACAGGAGCCTGGCGCCGTCCCGTTGGCCCCGATCTGA
- a CDS encoding tRNA adenosine deaminase-associated protein yields the protein MDSLGVDFAFVAWREEGVWQIVQAPQPAADSLTALAEYARQRQGESGSIAFVSVADEFFVCLRVQGAKVRVLLSDVTTALDWTIADEAAEMLGVDVDDLEDVEDIEPAGDLTLLTDLGFTVEDLDLLCADPELYPDEQIGTIAARIGFAPELTALLDATPA from the coding sequence ATGGATTCGCTCGGAGTGGACTTCGCCTTCGTCGCTTGGCGCGAGGAAGGCGTCTGGCAGATCGTCCAGGCGCCACAGCCTGCCGCTGACTCCCTGACCGCCCTCGCGGAGTACGCACGGCAACGTCAAGGCGAATCCGGATCTATCGCTTTCGTGTCCGTCGCGGACGAGTTCTTCGTGTGTCTGCGGGTCCAAGGAGCGAAAGTCCGCGTGCTGCTGTCCGACGTGACCACAGCTCTGGACTGGACCATTGCTGATGAGGCCGCCGAAATGCTGGGGGTGGACGTCGATGATCTTGAGGACGTCGAGGACATCGAACCCGCCGGGGACCTCACGCTGTTGACCGACCTCGGCTTCACTGTTGAAGACCTCGACCTGTTGTGCGCGGACCCGGAGCTGTATCCCGACGAACAGATCGGAACCATCGCGGCACGAATCGGATTCGCCCCCGAACTCACGGCACTCCTCGACGCCACCCCTGCATGA
- a CDS encoding nucleoside deaminase codes for MRVVERDRQLMELALDSARVSDHDDIPVGAVVVCGDEVLATASNQRSGGTDPTAHAEVVALRNAGLRRGSWRLDDCELFVTLEPCPMCAGAAVAARLRRIVFGAWNDQYGACGSVFDIPRDRRLPHRSEVVGGVLADEAGTLVRRFLAQRR; via the coding sequence GTGCGCGTCGTCGAACGGGATCGTCAACTCATGGAGTTAGCCCTCGACTCGGCTCGGGTGTCTGACCACGACGACATCCCGGTAGGTGCAGTCGTCGTGTGCGGTGATGAGGTCTTGGCGACGGCGTCCAACCAGCGCAGCGGCGGGACCGACCCCACTGCTCACGCGGAGGTCGTGGCCCTGCGCAACGCGGGGCTGCGGCGCGGGTCGTGGCGGCTTGACGACTGTGAACTGTTCGTCACCCTCGAGCCCTGCCCCATGTGCGCGGGTGCAGCAGTGGCGGCGCGATTGCGGCGCATCGTGTTCGGTGCGTGGAATGACCAGTACGGTGCCTGCGGGTCGGTGTTCGATATTCCGCGTGACCGTCGTCTGCCCCATCGCTCGGAAGTGGTCGGTGGCGTCCTGGCGGATGAGGCCGGAACTCTCGTACGAAGGTTCCTGGCTCAGCGTCGGTGA
- a CDS encoding 2'-5' RNA ligase family protein, with the protein MTTLIPDPRVLRAWRSGPRWFHVVVALITDQDVVRRRQLFADKLADWIQPSAPDQPHVTVWTSGFDAEPVMPDLHMIDIRVGGPATFRSAAYLQVSGPGIARVRQQLAVTNTPEVREGAYIPHLTVGTFSREVPLSHVRRRLRELPEQQQLTVEAHLQSHGGRHPVRGRRTPSRRPDQFRSITLM; encoded by the coding sequence GTGACGACGCTGATCCCCGACCCCCGCGTGCTGCGAGCTTGGCGGTCCGGCCCACGGTGGTTCCATGTGGTCGTGGCCCTGATCACGGACCAGGACGTGGTCCGACGCCGGCAACTGTTTGCGGACAAACTCGCCGACTGGATCCAGCCCAGCGCGCCCGATCAGCCTCACGTCACGGTCTGGACCTCCGGCTTCGACGCGGAGCCCGTGATGCCGGACCTCCACATGATCGACATCCGGGTGGGTGGTCCCGCAACGTTCCGTTCCGCCGCCTACCTACAGGTGTCGGGGCCGGGCATCGCCCGGGTCCGGCAGCAACTGGCTGTGACGAATACCCCCGAGGTCCGCGAGGGGGCGTACATCCCTCACCTGACCGTCGGCACCTTCAGCCGTGAGGTGCCGCTCTCCCACGTGCGCCGACGCCTGCGGGAACTGCCGGAACAGCAGCAACTCACGGTCGAAGCGCATCTTCAGTCACATGGTGGTCGACACCCGGTCCGAGGTCGGCGCACTCCTTCTCGCCGACCCGACCAATTCCGGTCGATCACGTTGATGTGA